In Zingiber officinale cultivar Zhangliang chromosome 1A, Zo_v1.1, whole genome shotgun sequence, the DNA window GGTATGAGGAACTGAATCCCGAGCGCTCTACCATATGAGCTAGACCCTAGTGGCTCTTGAAATAGTCTTTGATACTACTAGCAGACAGCAGTGTCATTTTAAACTTTGTAGTTTGTATTTTCGTTTTCACCTTTTAGATATATGCCAATTCATTGATGCAAGTACAGATGTTTATTGAGTTTAAGCCTTTGTATATGGATTCTAATCAAGCTATTATTGGTTTCAGCAAGACATGTCCTATGCGAAAAACAAGGAAAGGTAAATGAAGCGTATAAGAAATTGCAAGATGGTTGGCTAAGCAATGGGGACAAGGTTCCTTCTGCAGAGTTTGCTAAGGTAAAATCTCTGATCCATACATTGTTCATTTCAATGTGTACTACTTCCTGTTAGTTTTTTATTTGATGTGCTTTTTCTTCTATTTTGCTTCTCATTCAATATACTCCACGATTTCAATAGAGAATATTTGATTTTAAAGggtaaatctctttttttttcttcgttCCTTCTACTATGTGTTTGTTTCAGATTGCAGCAGGATACTCGGAATGTCCATCGGGAAAGAAAGGTGGTGACCTCGGATGGTTTTCTCGGGGCAAAATGGCAAGTCCTTTCCAGGACGTCACATTCAGCATGTCTATCGGAGCCACCAGTGCACCATTCAAATCAATGTACATGCCTAACTATTTCGCACGTTCTATCTTCATACTGTTACAAAGCATCGATTGTGCAACTTTAAGTTCATGTTCACCCATCTTCGGTTAATCATGAAACTCTGGAAACATTTCAGGCATGGCTACCACATCATTTTGTGCGAAGGGAGGAAAAATTGATGAAGAATCGAAGAACCAACTGATCTAGTAGTTTGCTTGTGGACTGAGTTAGTGAATAAAATTCAGGTctctttattaattttattttatattcttttataattaaatatttaaaaatagaaaaatattttattattattattcttatataaatgaaaatagattaaaagaggaaagagaagggAAGAAAAGAGCAAGAAACAAAACAGACGAGATAAAGAGACAAAGTTAACTGACGAAGAAGTTAAATGCGAAAAAGGTGTGTTTTTTGGCCCGTTTCGAATTTTCGATGTTCTTGTAGGCAATCTTAAATCTTGGAAGTGTTTTTAGAAAATTACAGTTTTATTTATTTTGGCAATTGATTAGAGAAGAATTATATTCGTAATGAATTTTagtataattttcatatttaaaataattatatattttgagtcaataaagtttagagaagaaaataaagtttttttcaaacaaaaatgTTAATTGTTCAAATTAGAAAATATTCCATAGCCAAAGGCCAAAGCTATAAAACTGTACAATGAACGCAAATCACGTGACACGCCCACCACCTCCACTAACCAGTCTCCTTTTATAAGCTCCTCAGTCCCCTCCATAATTTCGGCTTCAAGGGGGGAAAGCATCATGGAGCGTCGCATTCTCGCCCTAGTTCTAGTTCTGGTAGCCTCTGTCGCGATCTGCGCCTCCGCTTCCTCGGCGCCGGCTGTGGGTCACAGGGCCAGCGCCTTCATCCGCTCTTCCTGCCGCGCGACGAGGTACCCCAACCTCTGCGAGCGCAGCCTCTCAACCTACGCGCCCCCGGTCCGGCGGAGCCCCCGCGGCGTGGCGGTGGCCGCGCTTTCCGTGAGCGCGGCCAAGGCGAGGTCGGCCTCGGCCTTCGTGAGCCGGATGTGCGGCGGGAAGCCGACATCAGGCCGCACGCGCGAGGCCGGCGCCGTCAAGGACTGCCTCGAGACGATGCGCGACAGCGTCGACCGGCTCCGGCACTCGATCCGCGAGATCGGGCGGATGGGGCCAGCCCGGAGCCTGCGGTTCTCGTGGCACCTGAGCAACGTGCAGACCTGGGTCAGCGCTGCGCTCACCGATCAGAGCACGTGCCTCGACAGCGTCTCCCAGAACGCCGGCCCCACCGTCCGTGCGGCGATCCGGAAGCGGGTGGTGGAGGTGGCGCAGGTGACCAGCAATGCCCTGGCTCTCGTGAACCGGCTCCAGCCAAGGACCTGAACCCGGTTCTCACTCTCTTTGCTATACCCCTGCTCGCTCGCATATAGCTGATATATAAAGCGCATAAGGTTTGAGCTTTCGTTTTGTCGCTTAATAGCGTTGTCAAATCCATATATGTATGGGCGATCTGCATAAATAGGCTTATAACTCAACGTAAACTAatgtaaaatatattataatagtGATCGAtgcatataaatatatatatatatatatatcgcagGGTGTTGCTGTGGAAATTGAAGTAATCTTATATCTGAGTTCAATTCGTtgcttcttttctttttattgaaTCAAAAGAAAACTTCGGAAAGAGGTATAAACGGATTCTTGTTCATCCAAAAGTTGATATATTTTAGTGCCGTAAATTTCGCCTATGTTTCACACACTCAGGAAGGTGAGTCCAAAGACAGCGCGGGACCTCCAACAAGCTACCGACATGAgtttattgctttatttatttGTCAGTTTGTTTGAAGCAGCAATTACTTTAGCGTTTCAGTCGTCATTTATTCACCTGTTTTTTCAATTGTATGTATATTGGAAATTCACTTGTGACATTTATTAACTTTGGGCCTCTAGAAAATGTCTAGCACATGGAGTCGACAGCTGTTTCTTTCTCTTGGCTTGTCTTAACTCGGGAGTCGGGACATCTTATAATGTTTTTTTCATCCTtcgtttttcttttaaaaaaatattaatttaaattttgaaatctataaTTTACATGGAGTGGTCAGCATGCTGGTCGTCTAGATTGGAATTGGAACACAAACTGACAAAGGAGACAAGAGAGAGCACATGGGCGATTTTGACGTACCCCCACTTGAATGCGAAATGGATCCGACCAAACTTGTTGCATGACAATTATTATCCGAACAACAGAATTAAGCTAAGCAAATCTGGCCTAAACTTTTAACAATGGTACCGATCGAGTCTACTCAAATATTCTGCCATCTCATTTCATCTCACAgtcacatggcatatcatactgCCCATTCATCTCTAATATTGGCACTGGAGCTGGAGCTCATGCTGGCAACTCATCAACTTCTGACATACTTAGCCCTTATCTCTTGTGCAGGACAACGAAGAGTCTATGGAGCTCCTCATCATTCTCTTGGCTCATGCCGGCAACTCATCAACTTCTGAACTGCTTAGACCTTTATATCTTGTGCTTGACAACTAGGAGTCTATCGCTGACACCCACGGTGCCCACTGCTACTGACGACCAGCATGCCTAGACGCAAGCTGTCATTGTAGCAATGGGGCGGAAGTGATTTATCTAAACAAGAATTAGACAGATCAACTTGAGCTTCCTAATGACAATCTACGCGACCAACTCAATTATGCCCGTGAGGCATAATATGAGCTTCCTAGCTCTTACAGTGGGAACTGGGAAGTAGAATTATGAGGTGCCTGCTGGTGTGCGCGCTGTACCAAGGTCACTCTAACTCCAGTGCTTTTGTTGAGGGCGACTTATATCAACTTCTATTCCAGCAATGCTTACATTTTGAACGCGACTTATTTCAACTTCTATGCCACTAAAATCTTGACCACCAAGCAGTAaaacatttttattaaaatcttagaaaaaaaaattaaaagggcgttgatacggtgcataaaggtAGGACATGATCAAGGGGGCGTGACAATTAGAAATAAGGAGGTGtgacaatcagaagtcaaggaggcGTGGTAATcataagtcaaggggacgtggcagtcatGAGTCAAAATGGCAATAGTCGGAAGTCAAGGCAGCGTGACAGTCAGAGGTTAAGGGGACGTGGCCGTCAGaaatcaaggggacgtgacagtcaggagtcaaggggacgtgacagtcagaagtcaagggagtATGGCAGTCAGGAGTCAAAAGGatagcagtcagaagtcaaggcaGCGTGACAGTCAGAGGTTAAGAAATATATTGCCTCACTGAAAGGTTGTAGTGTTTAAGGGCTATTACCCAGCTAACCTTGGGTCATGGGTCTTAGGCCAAATAACTAAGATGGGTTACTCAGGCAAAAGACCCAGATAAGGGGTTTAAGATGAATGCTCGGTTAAGATTTACAGAACAGGACTTACCAATCAGGCTATGCAGGTCGGGATTTACAGAACAGGACTTACCAATCAGGCTATGTAGGTTGGGATTTACAGAACATGACTTACCAATCAAGCTATGTAGGTTAGGATTTATAGAACAGGACTTACTAGTCAAGCAATGCAGGTCAGGATTTACATACCAACATTTACAGATCAGAATGTGCTGGTCTGGGTAGATCGGTAAGGATTGCCTGGACAGATCTCCTTCCTGGGTATATCAGAGCTAAGTCTTCAAACGATTGTTCAGCAAGAGAGCTTTTCCCTTCAGGTCGGTAGGCCACTACACGACAAGTAAGCcagagaatcgtaaccacctgtcagagaataatcgcTATGTGTCAGGGTATATTCTGATGGTCCGTGACTCATTACCAGAAGAACCTTCCTGTAACCTATGATAGGATGTCACGCGTCACTTATCCCCAGACAAGGTCTGACAcctgacattccctgacatttGCCAGAAACCAGAAGTACGCATTGCCATATAAAAAGGGGTGTCCTCTCTCTTATGTAGGTATGCTCTCTGACCTTTTCGCATTTGTCTTTCACTTTCTGTAGTTTTACTGttcttctagggaaaaagtacttgacttgagcgtcggaggacctgctCTGGGGACCTTTTCCCTGGTCCTTGGTCCCTAACGTAGAGGGTGCTTGTCTGAATGTGCGCAGGGAGCCTCCGTTTCTGGATCCCCTTCATCACCCCCTATCCTCAGCCCGTGGAACTTGCCCGTGCAATATTGTACTCATGGAAAGTCTCTGTCACCTTCCGTCAACGCTAGCGACAGCATAGCTGGCCTCCATCTAACTCAGATTCCGGACGGAATCAATTTGGCACTGTCTGTGGGAACATATCTACCTATTTTGGAACATGAAGATGGATGAGACTGGCAAAATCAAAGTGACCATGACCGCTGGAGAATACGAGCTACTCAGAGAGGCCAAAAGGCGTGCAGCTTCAGCGAAACAAACCACCGTTTCCCGACCACATAAAATGCCTAAAGTTTCTAAGGATCCAACGAATATTTCTGATCGAGGATCTAAAAGAAAGCAGCCTGAGGAGTTTCCCCTGGCCTTTTATCGAGAGCCCGGTCTGGGTTTCTATCAGCGGGACCTCGGGGACTGCAATCAAAAGAAGGAACAACCACAAGCTTCCATAGCCGAGAGTTCCCCGCCTAGGGATTCTAAGAAGGGAAAAGCCATTGTCCTCAGGGAAGAGCCCAGGATGGAACCTGaagagcaagtgcccttctcCATAAGGGTACTTGAAGAGAAACTACCTAAAAGATACAAGCCCCCTACGATTGGGGAATACGATGGCAGCAAGGACCTCGAGGATCATCTTCGCAAATTCAGGAACGCGACATTGTTGCATCATTATAGTGATGTTGTCAAATGTCGGGTATTCCTGAATACATTATCTGGCTCAGCgcaaaagtggttcgatggattgccgcatgggtccatcacttgttttTATGACTTCAAAACCGCTTTCCTGCGTCATTTCTCTAGTAGCAGAAAATATCAAAAAACTGACCACTGCCTCTTTGCCCTCAAGCAAGGACATGCAGAGCCTCTGAGGAGTTATATCAAGCGCTTTAATCAAGTGGCCCAAGATGTTCCCTCTGCCACCTCAGAGATACTGATGAGCGTTTTCTCTCATGGATTGGTAGAAGGATAATTCTTCAGAGACCTCATTAGAAATCCTGTAAAGAACTTCGACGAAATGTTGAAAAAGGCTCCCAGTTATATTAATGTAGAGGAGGCACAGGAAGCACGAAGGAAGGCTGATAAGACACCCTCCTCTGTTAACAAGCCAGAGAAAAGAACAGCCTAGCCACTTGCTCAACCTCTTCCGCGTGCCCGGGAAACCCAACCTCCCTTCCCACCTAGTTAGGATTCCCGACCGGTCCCCCGGGTGGTGATGGTCCATGCCCCTAGGCCTGGTCCATGGGGCCCTCGTTACTGTACCTACCATCGGTCTCATACGCACGCCACCAACGATTGCTTCCAATTCGTCCGTGACTCTCGACGAGCCGCTGAGTTAGGCCTACCAATGCTCGAGCTGGCTCCCTAAGTGCAGAAAATGATAGACAACCAACGTATCGCAGCAGGTCAGGCCAGCCAACCCCAATTAAACCGAGCGGGGCCAAGTGGTCAGTTGTCGGGAGGTGCTCGGgggcaaggagaagctctagAGGAAGAGAATCGAGGCAATGTGGTCATTCAAGAGATAGGCATGATTTCTGGAGGGCCTACAGATGAAGATTCAGGCAAGGTAAGGAAGTCTCATGAGCAGCGTTTGGAAATTCATGTTGTTGGATGCAGCTAGGAATAGGCGGCTGGTCCTGTCATCAGCTTTGGACCATAAGATTTAGAAGGGTTGGAGTTTCCCCATGATGATGCTCTCATCATCAAAGCTGTCATTGCCAATAGCCGCGTCTCCCAAGTTTTCGTCGACACTGAAAGCTCTGTCAATGTGCTATTTAAAACCGCGTTTGAAGAAATGCAAATAGACGCTTGTGAGCTTCAACCAGTGGCTACCTCTCTATACGGCTTCATGGGCAATGAAGTAAAATCCATGGGCCAGATCAAGTTAGCCATATCTCTGGGCAGTGAGCCCTTGGTGTGAATAAGGAGAAGCACCTTCATCGTGGTAGATTCACCCTTgtcctacaatgtcattctgggtatattagagaagtacaattcccgtcctggctttctaacGTAGTTCTTGTAGCCAAGCCCAATAATAAGTGGAGAGTCTACATTGACTTTCAGGATCTCAATCGCGCTAGCCTCAAAGATTGTTATCCGTTTTCCAGAATTGATCAGATGGTAGATTCCACGGCTGGTTGTGAAAGGATCTACATGTTGGATGCTTACCAAAGGGTATCATCAgattcccttagctttggaggatcaagaaaaggttagcttcatcacaACAAATGACACATTCTGTTATACGATCATACCTTTTGGGCTAAGAAATGTAGGAGCTACATATCAAAGAATGCTGGACAAGATCTTTCATGAGCAGATCGGGAAAAATGTGGAAGTCTGcgtggacgatattctcatcaagtccggtCTGACCATAAACTTGATTACCGATGTGGAAgaaactgttaggaccaaaatgtagctagggggggtgaatagctcgtcatgaTCTTGTGCTTGtcattgcttgcttcttgtgatgatgtgcagcagaaaatacaagaaacaacacactacaatgctaacacgtagatttacttggtatccacctcaggAAGAGGTGACTAGTTCAAGGATcgacacactcacacaccctccactatgaaaactctcctttatggtaactaccaaaggcggagaagccttacaagctcacaatacaacaataagaaagaaagaagcaaaatacaagtgaatcttacaagattacaatgaaaccctagcttcttcttcttcttattgtaactcacctcttgacttggacgtgcctccaagaatcttcaagatatGGTGGTGAGAGTGGAGAAAATTACCCTAAGCTGTAGCTGCAGTCATGTGTCGAAGaggatcgaagaagtgctgaGACAAATGCTCGCTAACGTCTTTATCTACACCAATGGTcgaatcccaattgattggattgttcccaattgattggggaggctttggattgatcggtcgatcgatccagagcgcctctgtgctctctggaatcgcccttaatcgattgcccgatcgattcaagccttctcgagcgatttccagcgctccaatcgatcgaccgatcgattggaggtttcaatcgatcaactgatcgattcagaagcttattgttcactcagaaactctcccaatcgattgaccaatcgattggggaagttttgatcgattacccaatcgatccagagtttttctacACAAACtcgcgtcaaccaatcgattgacccccacaatcgattggccaatcgattgaaaCCTAGAAAACTatgtagatcttgaaattagcttcgtttcgcatccgagatcacctcattccgatatccgagtcaaaagttatggccttcgggagtttactacgtctgaacttcttagttccatgccaacttccTATTGGACTTATGACTGTtaagagttcggtcaacttttgacccatctggactttctctttaccAACTTTTCGTTGGACTTCTATTCACCAAGTATggtcctccataacccacttagatttaccgtctcatgccaagtgtccgatcctccatgacccacttggactttcaccaaatgTCCTGTCATCCTTGAACCATCTAGATtgtccgtgcctggcttcactcaccaggactttaacttctgcctatcttcactcactaggactttcccgactgcctggcttcactcatcaggactttccatctacctggcttctcACTAGGACTCCccaattgcttggctcctcaccaggactttctcctttgccaagatcacacttggactttcagttgcctggctcctcaccaggacttcccaaatacctggctcctcaccaggactttctcctttgccaagatcacacttggactttccaatttgcctaacctccagttaggatttccatacgcctaacctccagttaggacttccatacgcctaacctccatttaggactttcaccactgcctaaactccagttaggacttccacagtcaagtctcctgtcatccctgacctacttgacttgtattctcatcaacctggtcaaccctttgaccatctccacaaccggacgattgcttcagcaatctccttatattgtcaaacatcaaaactcaattgGTCAAAATTAACTCAagtttgactcaactcaagcttagtcaaattggtcaaacttgaccatgaGAAAtttccccaacaatctccccctttttgatgtttgacaatacctctaagttaatacctctaagttaggctaaatctcatagtcttaaccttttctttataccaaggttaaatcccatagccttaacctcttctttatcataaggctaaatctcatagccttaatctctttTTTATCACaaagctaaatctcatagccttaacctcttcttgacaaggtatgaatgaaggtttccttcattatCTCCCTTTCCTAAAGGGCAAACTCCTCctacttgggatgaaggcctaacttaaccttccattctccccctttgtcacacatcaaaaactgaaaacaaacttttctccataagagttaactccaCAACAATGACTTGAGGTTCTTAAATAATCAGGAAAAccaaacttgaagttttgaggttcaaaattcaataatgaaactaaacctcaacctaaacttctcctaAGTCTACATTAACCATACCATgcttgctttcatcatgaaaactccccctaagtgtatgCAAATATACTCCAAAGGGTTAGAAATGGTTATTGGGACTTAAAGtgacttaaagtgctgaaatcaggcttttcaggccaaaattagatttctcaatcgattgaagttgggactcaatcgattgacatcacttcaatcgatccattgatcgattccgcaagctactgctcgcagaaataCCCTttgaattgatcgactgatcgatccagcctgggtcaatcgatcggctgatcgattcactacccttctgttTGCGGGAAgtctcttcccaatcgatcaactgatcgatcgaacccatcccaatcgatcggctgatcgattgggtttctgatttcctgaaattcaatttcagcgaaattcagaaactccctaaaaattctacaaaattctaaaaatcatgaaaattcatgtagacattatttagggtatactttatcaagaaaaaaataattttctatgaaaatacttcttattttcaaagattgacacaaatttgaaaacttgtaaaaactttagtattttcttcaagtttgtgtctaactattcaatgatgatcactatcaaaagatagtcttcaccaaggttttccaaaagcattttaaaatcattttcaaaactaatatctaaccatattctttgggctcaatgcacatgacttgtacattagcttttccaatgattggaagtcacatgactatgtgctttgatgaacctaaaactcaacaagatgcactaaatcaacatcttgagttttgttcaccatcctaacatctcacttgtatctaatgtgtactaaaacacatacaagtcaccttatgattctttgtgagatgtatatttggtttttgccctaactaagggatcatgcatatctatctaggcattatgagacttatgatcatccacctaggatgtcatttggtataatcccacttgttgggatatttaccattcttaataaatgccttttgtccttaattacaggaaattaacataatgcatgatatgttatgacatacatcaaaaagaaagaattttcaaaagaaaatttcctatggctacatgatgtatgtatgacatgacatggtatttttatatttttcataataatcatgaatgcaaaaataaatatgatgtcatgatatatgataggcaaacaatcatggcattttagcataaataaaatatacctagataatctatctaagtatccttaattcttagctaaaccttaaaattaagtcctagattgcccattttcatcaagaaaatgtcaaacccaattttgacctttctttctccctttctaaatttttaccattttaaatttaaacaaattcctcaaagtatgacacattttactctttcaaggagtaaatgaaatcaaattaagacttagattcacctttaaccttttaagaaaatgacaaaaccccaacttgacatttcttatccgTTTCTAAatgtattaatttaaattaagttcaaatcctcAAAGCTTGACACATATTACTCCTcttaaggatcaaacatttagattgagacttaattttgctcttaatcccttaagaacatactaatatctcaactagacatttctGATCCTTTTTCGAAGTGTACCAACTTACATTAAATGTGATTCCTTAAAGTTTGGCACAagttactcttccaaggagtagtTAATTTTGCTAAGGTTTAAATTGTTCCTTAGTCCATTTAGATAACACTAAAATCTCAACTTAGTATCTCTTATGATTTTCCTTTAAGTGTGCCAATGTTAAGCTAATTtcaaatcctcaaaacttggcacctTTTTGCTCTTTGAGGCTTAATCGCATTTGATTAAAATAtgaattttcttttaattccttaaaaAAGTATCagaattctaacttgatttttcttatacttttcttaagtgtgccaatttagattaagttcaactcttcaaattttggcacatatattactctttcaaagagtaacccccataattcttttcattttcaaggttaacaataaccttgaaaatgctcttaagtgtcaactttaacaaggttgggttaactacccttccaatttgagttgacactctctaaacccatctagggtgtagagaatatgctcttaggaacccaaaacctattggtgctccttggatactctaggtattcactagggatgactttcctagataccttcctaaggacctttctagacttcttagaagtcttggtcacttctactaggtcactcctagggagaacttcccttgtaaccttctttgtgactttgttaaacTTCTTAGAAGTGTTAGTCACATTGATCTTGTCAAAAGAGCCTTTAGGGATTCTTTCCCtggtatctttgacttgacctctaaacctagggttggtcccatagctatatggaactctatgaaaggAAGTAACATCCTTCTTGGGTTTAGGTTTGTATCttaaacctctatagccattggatgtctCTTGTCTAGTTctccctagattttgctcattttgacccttaagcatgttttccattcttgctagggtcctttctaaattatcaagtcttgtcctcaagatttggttttccatcattaaatccataga includes these proteins:
- the LOC122038514 gene encoding pectinesterase inhibitor 9-like, whose translation is MERRILALVLVLVASVAICASASSAPAVGHRASAFIRSSCRATRYPNLCERSLSTYAPPVRRSPRGVAVAALSVSAAKARSASAFVSRMCGGKPTSGRTREAGAVKDCLETMRDSVDRLRHSIREIGRMGPARSLRFSWHLSNVQTWVSAALTDQSTCLDSVSQNAGPTVRAAIRKRVVEVAQVTSNALALVNRLQPRT